ACATTGATAAAATCTTTAAAATACACAAAAGAGTTGAGATTGTTGTGTAGAAatagtgaataaaatatttggtATTTTCTCCTTTGAGTGTCGTCTATCCTGCCCAGTGTCTGTTTTATTGCAATTCTCCATGTTATCTCTGGTTAATTCTTTCATCCATTTGCTATGTATCACTTTCAGCTTTACGATGATTTTTATGGAAGATACGCGTGTTGAAacttgaccttcgaaaaaatgcaaaaaagatGGAGTCACTTGAAAATTTGTCAAAACCAAAGTGTTGCACTGggatcgatgaaatttcgagatttattaccagAAGAGGTGCTCTTTCAAAGTATTCATCACTTTCAGCCTTTCAGTGAGTTTTCTGGACGATACGCGTGTTGAAAAGTGACCTTccaaatattcccaaaaagatgggaagAGTAAAAAAAATGGTCAAGACCAAACAGTTGCACCCAGCAGTGCCTTTTTAAACTTCATAACTTGGGAATTTGAATTAACCAGTTTCATTTCACTATCATTAAAAATTaatcataacttgaaaacaagatgaataatttaaaatttattgcTATTATCTATGTACAAACACCCTGTGATTTCACTACTGCTGTTTGGGAGTTTCACTTAGTTTTAAATTATcaacgaatttttttatttcatcgtTCTTGAGAGCAATATCTAATCCTTTATCAGTCCAATTTGAAACATGAGTTGGAAGATTCTGCAAGAAGTTGAATGTGGCGATTACTCCTCTATTCCAATAGACTCCAACCATTTGATGCATTTGTTCAGTTTCAGGCAACTTCGGTAACTGTAACTAATTAATTCCTTATTAATATTACACTAACATTCAAATTTAATTACTTTAAGAAAATAAAATTCGAAAGATAAATTATCTACGTCCACTAACATTGTGGCTCAAACACAGCCCAAcctaaataactattttccCCTAAGATCCTTGAAAGCTAGGGGCTTCATAGGGTGAGTATTCCAAGACTTTAAATACTAAAACAAGATGAAGTTGTGATAACTTACATCTAAGGGGACTTGCTCTTTGAGCTGATCGAAGTGAGGTTTCGAAGCTTCTTTCAACCTATCCAGAGCTTTCAAAGACACCTCGCTATCATTCCATACTCCTTCTTTTTTCATGTAATAAACGGCGCTTCCAGCTAAACCAACTTTGACGGCGAACCTACAATAATAAAATACCGCTTTAGTATTTTCTTCACCCAGTTTGTTGACTAGAGCCGcactgaataattttttattgaaataattcattttatcGGAACATAACGCaatgaatggaaaaaatatttacTTTCAACGAGACAGTGTAGTCATGGTGAAAGAATAAATTGTATTTCTACTTCTGAGCGGTCCAAATCTAGCATAGTATATTATAGAATTGAAGAAAACGCCGAAATTAACTTTGCATAAAAGTTACATCATACCTGATGAGTCCCATACTGCTATCGTTCCTCTTACTTTTTCCAGAGATGTtttcagtttttcttttttctccAAAAACCAAAAAGATCAAGATGTCAATATTTGAGGTTAGGCTATCCATAGAACATCATAATGATTTTTTATCATAGACAGAGTTTCAGGGATATGTAATTAGTCCAGTTTCCTCATTTCAAGGTGTTgaaacattttcaaaatatttttccccGTTTTGAACTCAAACAAACTGTATAATATTGAATATGATCCCGAATTCGAAATATTCGCTTGACTAAACATTTGTAAAGGTAATTTTGGGGTCCTATTTTAAATTCCCGTCAGCATCCAATTATTCATTACGTTTCATTGAAAGTAAACACATAATATTCGACAGGTACATCCTGTTATTGATGGGTATTTTTCAACTAAAGTAGACCGTTTCTAAGAATCAATAATTCTAATTCTAGTCAAGTAAATTTTTCAGACTTTCTTCTAACCGCCTTTATGCGCTTCACATGAAGGGCACTCAGTTCATACTCATCTAGCCTAGACGAAAACACTTTGATATCTTCCTGATGGCCAAAAGGAAGTATCCATTTAAGAAATGTTGGTTACATAGTACATAGTAGAGAGACTAATTGATAATTCAAGACGTGCCTTCAGGATGTGCGGTGTCTAGCCTGGACGATTCCAAGCAGCCTTTACTTCATTGCAATTACGATAAGTTGATGACACGTAGAGATTAAAGAAATGAATAGTTTTTATCTAAATTGATTGTATGTGGAAAGGAACAATACACTCTCTTAACTGAGATTAGATATTTTGATTATGGGTGCtaattatattttgaatattgaatacaGATAAATGTCTTGGCCTATAAGATTACAGCTTTAAGCTGGTGCTAGTATACCCTTTTGTGTGAGCAAAATTATTAGCCGGATGATCTTGTGCGACGGTTGTGTAGCTCTAGTCTAGTTCATCCACCTACATATGAGTATATGCACCACTTTCTTTAGGCTTTTCCGATTTTGAAGTATTTGCAGTGCGCGTTCTGATTATTTGTCTTTCGTTTAACATTTTTCATGGTCCTCGATATGCAGCGGTTCGCTCACAGATACCGATTTCCCTTAACCCTCTTAATCATAGATTACAGATGTAATCTGTGCTCTAAATCATTTTTCTCCTCTGACTTCACGCACTCCAGAGCTTACGAAATTAGTGTTCAGACGTAGCTTGCAGATTTGATAAAAAAGAACAATCATTTATCAGTTATCATGCTCGATAAATTATAATTTGGAATCAtggaaatattttgtggtacaaaAGCCTTCGTTTCAACACAGATCAACCTTTGAGCCTTCAAAGTTCGGTATAGCTTATTACAAATTTTTTGAACGCTCGTTGATTGATAAAAAAACTGACCTTCCTCAGTGAGTCATTATTGAGTCGAGATAAGATAGAGCAGCAATGAAATCCAATAAAATCATTTATAAACAAAGCAAGAACACGATAGTTTATgtttattttaatattttgatgttttgtcCGATATTTTTACGCTTTATTAAGTTTCCAATCATAAATTATCTGAGGAACACTGAATCTGATTTTTTAACATTGTTTTTTACACAAAACCCCCGAATACATATAGTAAAGGGAGGTACGTGTGTAAACACTGAACTACTATTATGCCAGGTGATCCATTATTTGGGTCGATTTGCCTTGAAAAACTataatgaaaaacaaacaaaaacactTAAAAAAAGTAATCTCCATATTTTtacgtataatgcgccatttttgagtaatttgaaatcgaaaaaatctgtgaaatacgaaaaattgggtacttaggCTGAATGCAATTCTGTTCAAAAGAGCCACTGAATTAAACGAAATACAACCAAATAACATAGAGGTGTGTATTGTCATAGATTTACTTAAcagaagggaattttgttttgcTCTGCGTATAGTGACTCTAACACTTGTTAAAGTCACTGTAGTTCTGGACTGGAGTTTCTCAACTTGGCATCTATCGGTGGTTAGcgacataaagtaagtcaagggtCTGTTCTGTGGTTAGCGAAAAATATGTGCATCACATTCAGGTCAACCGTGTCAATCCACATCTTTCGATCTTTTATGCCctgatcatagacatagagacatggactgagcaatgccagcatgaaattggctatttattagaaagagaggaaagctcgtcgggatatacctttctcttttttgttcacatagaggtgagtgtagaccaatcaaaattctagaaaaagacaactgcattcccgacgtgtttttctctctgtcactttttttgaccgtatttcatgcatagatataaagggaaggcacagtccatgtctctatgtctatggcccTGATGCCCCCAAGGGTTTCCTTCAACCATTGAATATTAAACTCTATGCTTCAATATTGATATTG
The window above is part of the Coccinella septempunctata chromosome 8, icCocSept1.1, whole genome shotgun sequence genome. Proteins encoded here:
- the LOC123318439 gene encoding MICOS complex subunit MIC13 homolog QIL1 isoform X2 — translated: MKKEGVWNDSEVSLKALDRLKEASKPHFDQLKEQVPLDLQLPKLPETEQMHQMVGVYWNRGVIATFNFLQNLPTHVSNWTDKGLDIALKNDEIKKFVDNLKLSETPKQQ
- the LOC123318439 gene encoding MICOS complex subunit MIC13 homolog QIL1 isoform X1 encodes the protein MGLIRFAVKVGLAGSAVYYMKKEGVWNDSEVSLKALDRLKEASKPHFDQLKEQVPLDLQLPKLPETEQMHQMVGVYWNRGVIATFNFLQNLPTHVSNWTDKGLDIALKNDEIKKFVDNLKLSETPKQQ